The Staphylococcus saprophyticus subsp. saprophyticus ATCC 15305 = NCTC 7292 genome contains the following window.
TATAGACAGAAAATTACCTGGATTATCTGAAAGAGAACGCAAAATCATTTCAAAACATACAAAAAGCATTATAAACCAAATGTTGAAAGATCCTATAAAACAAGCTAAAGAATTGAGTAGTGATAAGAAAAGTAACGAAAAATTAGAGCTATTTCAAAGCATATTTGATATTGAAGCTGAAAATGCATATGAAGCTAAAAAGCAAAAGAACAATATGAAAACAGGTCAAATCTTAAGTTTTGAATAAGCATTAGCAAATGGTGATAATATGCAAGAACTATTATTCATAAGGTTAAATGAACTAATATTATTAATTTATCTATTTAGTATTGCTTGTTATTTTTTTGATTTTATTAAAAGGTTTTATAAGATTAGAAACATTGGATTTGTTACATTGGGGATTGTTTGGGTGTTACAAACAATCTCCTTATCTTTTTATGTAACCGCAACAAATCAAGTGCCATTGGGCAATGTTTTTGATGTATTATTTGCACTTGCGTGGTTGATTATTTCGATATCAATCGTGATTAGTGTGATTAAACAAGTCAATATATCCATTTTCTTATTTAATATAATTGGCTTCGTTTTTATCGCAATTAGTACATTTCAACCTATGCACTATCAAGGTGCTGGTGAAAAATTGAATGTAATCAATGAATTACTTATTGTACACGTAACGTTTGCAATAATAAGTTATGCTATTTTTGCCTTTGCATTTGTGAATAGCATTTTATACTTAATTCAATTTAAAAATTTGAAACAAAAGCGATTTACTCAAAAATACTTTAGAATTAGTAGTGTAGCTACACTTGAAAAAGTTGTATTTTATAATAGTTTAGTGGGTTTTTTATTTATCATATTAAGCATTATTTTAGGTGCTCAATGGGGCATCAATACGATTGGGATGGATATTTTTGTAGATCCGAAAGTAATTATGTCTGTAATTATTACGATATTGTATGGTTTATACTTATTATTAAGAGTAAGGCAGTCGATATCAAAACATAAGTTGATTTATATTAATATCATTCTATTTTGTTTAAACATGATTAATTTATTATTCACTTCCCATGTTTCTGATTTTCATCAATGGACTGGGATTTAAAGAGATACTAAATATAAATGATAAAACGCTAAATTGCTAGGAGGTTACGCAAAATGCGTAAGTTAGTCGTTGGTTCAAGAAGAAGTAAATTGGCTTTAACACAAAGTCGACAATTTATAGATAAATTAAAAGCTATTGACCCAAGTTTAGAAATAGAAATTAAAGAAATAGTGACAAAGGGTGACCTCATCGTAGATAAACAATTATCGAAAGTAGGCGGAAAAGGCCTTTTTGTGAAAGAAATTCAAAATGAATTATTTAATCATGGCATCGATATGGCGATACATTCTTTGAAAGATGTACCTAGCGTCATTCCTGATGGGTTAACTTTAGGGTGTATCCCTGACCGTGAAAATCCATACGATGC
Protein-coding sequences here:
- the ccsA gene encoding cytochrome c biogenesis protein CcsA, whose amino-acid sequence is MQELLFIRLNELILLIYLFSIACYFFDFIKRFYKIRNIGFVTLGIVWVLQTISLSFYVTATNQVPLGNVFDVLFALAWLIISISIVISVIKQVNISIFLFNIIGFVFIAISTFQPMHYQGAGEKLNVINELLIVHVTFAIISYAIFAFAFVNSILYLIQFKNLKQKRFTQKYFRISSVATLEKVVFYNSLVGFLFIILSIILGAQWGINTIGMDIFVDPKVIMSVIITILYGLYLLLRVRQSISKHKLIYINIILFCLNMINLLFTSHVSDFHQWTGI